The following are encoded together in the Montipora foliosa isolate CH-2021 chromosome 12, ASM3666993v2, whole genome shotgun sequence genome:
- the LOC137980605 gene encoding uncharacterized protein: protein MAVTREEIKNLLKEAIEPLERKLDNLNNGFQELKRLVDFVNDKYDDILAQLKQANEKIQRQGTSLRQIRKDLDDARKEAQDAMNGFENLAEYLRRDCLEISGVPPSESYTCNQLVMAVGQTIGVQVKEEDISTSHPLPTFREDAPPKIIVKFTRRDTSKLLSIHSLLILPALVFICFWRVCCQESTEKHQHCV from the exons ATGGCTGTTACTCGAGAAGAGATTAAGAACCTTTTGAAAGAAGCAATAGAACCCTTAGAACGAAAGTTAGACAACCTGAACAACGGTTTTCAAGAGTTAAAGCGTTTAGTTGATTTTGTAAATGACAAATATGATGATATACTTGCACAGttgaaacaagcaaatgagaagaTTCAAAGACAGGGAACGAGCCTGAGGCAGATACGGAAAGATCTAGACGATGCAAGAAAGGAGGCACAAGATGCAATGAATGGCTTTGAAAACCTGGCGGAATATCTAAGGAGAGATTGCCTTGAAATTTCGGGCGTCCCACCGAGTGAGAGTTACACGTGTAATCAGCTTGTAATGGCGGTTGGGCAAACCATCGGTGTACAAGTGAAGGAGGAAGATATATCGACCTCTCACCCATTGCCAACTTTTAGAGAAGATGCTCCACCAAAGATAATAGTCAAGTTTACGAGAAGGGACACGAG caaGTTGTTGTCGATTCATTCTCTTTTAATACTTCCGGCTTTagtctttatttgtttttggcgTGTTTGTTGTCAGGAGTCAA
- the LOC137979654 gene encoding prothymosin alpha-like, with protein sequence MKPKFHLGALLHLRDKDIFSGNALDVVESTIRKLKAKDVAVALEDDDAEDIDDDDNNDDDNDDDDNNEKDDNDEDDNDEDNNVAGDKAAADDDIDNDVGSLMRSIDSVEDSYKDD encoded by the coding sequence atgaaaccaaagtttcaCCTAGGTGCACTTTTGCACCTCAGAGACAAAGACATATTTTCTGGCAATGCTCTTGATGTTGTTGAGTCTACTATTCGTAAGCTAAAAGCAAAGGATGTTGCAGTTGCACTGGAGGATGATGATGCGGaggatattgatgatgatgacaataatgatgatgacaatgatgatgatgacaataatgaaaaggatgacaatgatgaagatgacaatGATGAGGATAACAATGTTGCTGGTGACAAGGCTGCTGCTGATGATGATATTGACAATGATGTTGGTTCACTGATGAGATCAATTGACAGTGTTGAGGATAGTTACAAAGATGATTGA